The sequence below is a genomic window from Solea senegalensis isolate Sse05_10M unplaced genomic scaffold, IFAPA_SoseM_1 scf7180000012694, whole genome shotgun sequence.
gtttgtttgtttgcggaGTTGATGTGGTTTACTTGGACTTAGCGGCCTTCTCGGTCTTCTTGGGCAGAAGAACAGCCTGGATGTTGGGCAGCACGCCGCCCTGAGCGATGGTCACTCCGCCCAGGAGTTTGTTGAGCTCCTCGTCGTTGCGGACGGCCAGCTGCAGGTGGCGGGGGATGATACGGGTCTTCTTGTTGTCGCGGGCGGCGTTTCCAGCCAGCTCCAGGATCTCAGCGGTCAGGTACTCGAGCACAGCGGCCAGGTAGACGGGGGCGCCGGCACCCACACGATGAGCGTAGTTGCCTTTGCGCAGCAGCCTGTGAACACGACCGACCGGGAACTGGAGTCCAGCACGAGAGGAGCGGGTCTTTGCCTTAGCGCGGGCTTTTCCGCCGGTTTTACCTCTTCCTGACATGGTTAATTTTTACTAGATTTTTCTGACAAACTCAGAGAAACTGTGACTCGACTAACGCAAACCCTCCTTTATATGTCCACGAAAGAGCGGAGACTCCTGCCAGACcaaccagagcagagcagcagagggggGATCACCCTCTGTCCTTTCAAGCGACTTTTGTCCAATAAGCAGCGGGGTCTCGGGCTCCTCTGGGCGGCGCTGTGTTCACCACCAATCAGGAGCCGGAGGACTGAAGCAGCGTCACCGTGTCACAGC
It includes:
- the LOC122759945 gene encoding histone H2A-like, coding for MSGRGKTGGKARAKAKTRSSRAGLQFPVGRVHRLLRKGNYAHRVGAGAPVYLAAVLEYLTAEILELAGNAARDNKKTRIIPRHLQLAVRNDEELNKLLGGVTIAQGGVLPNIQAVLLPKKTEKAAKSK